In Lytechinus variegatus isolate NC3 chromosome 12, Lvar_3.0, whole genome shotgun sequence, a single window of DNA contains:
- the LOC121425180 gene encoding mitochondrial proton/calcium exchanger protein-like isoform X1 has translation MSGICRLLILPSRISRSALGVALRGDITSGLIVTSHQDYSHGLSHRGNARKCNRHLSSNCNKWPSRDHLSQRFPTSTENRTTCISPFHLSHISQDSILNGPTLLEPQHVYAQVISIRNLHGSSRLYDLADPESKVERTVKALKDKKKEKERHVEKVEGDTREAKLEDMGAPPRPEVILVPKKPIMVRIKDEVMHYVNGFRLFGVDLKIAMRHLWAVLNGGSLTRREYRQFTRTASDLFRLVPFSVFIIVPFMEFLLPVALKLFPNMLPSHFETKSKKEKRLKKELKLKLEMAKFLQDTIEETALQSKRTQKGDTAQESALQFKNFMDKIRETGEQASNEEIMKYSKLFEDELTLDNLSHDQLRALNRLLQLPSIGTNNILRFQLRMQLRTLMADDKMIKKEGVDSLTQSELQAACQARGMRALGVSTERLKSQLSQWLELHIDEQIPTSLLLLSRALYLPEHLSTGDQLVATIASLPPETADEAKVKLAEIEGIKVDNTERLKITKKEEEEIKKEKEEKKLREEQELLEIEKKKAEKLEAEVLDMGEVMVDKAPILQETARVTVEEDQVTKEDLTELGEVLVEIAKEKDALFEEKGDLEELKEDVEEYKEDLEDLRRETEDVDMPDLTESKSSVRLGKQVDRMMGRLEKIVSELEEQRTALQEEHAEMKENLETKRKVMDEGDNSEEEKEAWEQLKQRVTKKKKNLIRVDELIDAMRKFGKVSDEDKLQRIAEVLDEDHDGAIQVQEVLRVIETMAKEEIALNTKQIGEVMDLLSKEEIMEELEKDVEREEKEILRESSNSKEVEKN, from the exons GGCTGATAGTAACGTCACATCAAGACTACAGCCATGGATTATCACACAGAGGGAATGCCAGGAAATGCAACAG GCATTTATCAAGTAATTGCAATAAATGGCCGTCCAGAGACCACCTATCCCAAAGATTTCCAACATCAACAGAGAAtaggactacatgtatatcaccaTTCCATCTATCACATATATCCCAAGACTCTATTCTAAATGGGCCAACACTTTTAGAACCTCAACATGTCTATGCACAAGTCATCAGTATACGTAACTTGCACGGGTCCTCTCGGTTGTACGACCTGGCCGACCCGGAGTCAAAGGTGGAGAGGACTGTGAAAGCCTTGAAGGataagaagaaagagaaggagagacATGTGGAGAAGGTGGAAGGAGATACGAGGGAAGCGAAGCTGGAAGACATGGGGGCCCCGCCCCGACCGGAAGTGATCCTGGTGCCGAAGAAACCCATAATGGTTCGGATTAAGGATGAGGTGATGCACTATGTCAATGGCTTCCGGCTGTTTGGAGTGGACCTTAAGATTGCTATGCGTCACCTGTGGGCTGTTCTGAATGGAGGTAGTTTGACTAGGAGAGAGTACAGACAG TTCACGCGTACTGCCTCCGATCTGTTCCGCCTTGTTCCTTTCTCTGTTTTCATCATCGTACCGTTCATGGAGTTCCTTCTTCCAGTTGCCCTGAAGCTCTTCCCAAACATGCTGCCAAGCCATTTTGAAACTAAATCGAAGAAG GAAAAGCGTTTGAAGAAAGAATTGAAACTGAAGCTTGAGATGGCCAAATTCTTGCAGGATACCATCGAGGAGACAGCACTTCAGTCCAAGAGAACCCAGAAAGGAGATACTGCACAAGAGAGTGCACTCCAGTTCAAAAACTTCATGGATAAG ATCCGAGAGACTGGAGAACAGGCTAGTAACGAGGAGATCATGAAGTACTCTAAACTCTTTGAAGATGAGCTTACACTTGACAATCTCTCCCATGACCAGCTGAGGGCGCTAAATAGGTTACTACAGCTACCCTCCATCGGAACGAACAACATTCTCAGATTTCAACTCAGAATGCAACTCAGGACGTTGATGGCTGATGACAAG ATGATCAAGAAGGAAGGTGTAGATTCCTTGACTCAGAGTGAATTACAAGCAGCTTGCCAAGCCAGGGGTATGAGAGCTCTTGGGGTGTCTACAGAGAGACTTAAATCACAACTTTCACAG TGGCTTGAGCTTCACATTGATGAGCAGATCCCGACATCTCTTCTGCTTTTATCAAGAGCCCTTTACTTACCAGAGCACTTATCAACTGGAGATCAATTGGTTGCTACCATCGCTTCCCTGCCACCTGAAACG GCGGATGAAGCTAAGGTGAAACTTGCTGAAATTGAAGGTATCAAGGTAGATAACACTGAGAGGCTTAAGATTAccaagaaagaagaggaagagatcaagaaggagaaggaagagaagaaactCAGGGAAGAACAAGAACTCCTGGAAATTGAAAAGAAGAAG GCTGAGAAGTTGGAAGCAGAAGTGCTTGACATGGGTGAAGTGATGGTAGACAAGGCACCTATCCTTCAGGAGACAGCACGCGTTACAGTTGAAGAAGATCAG GTGACAAAGGAAGATCTGACTGAGCTTGGTGAGGTACTGGTTGAGATTGCTAAGGAGAAGGATGCCTTGTTTGAAGAGAAGGGAGATCTAGAGGAACTCAAGGAGGACGTAGAGGAGTATAAGGAG gatcTGGAGGACTTGAGAAGAGAAACAGAAGATGTTGACATGCCAGATCTTACTGAGTCAAAGTCATCTGTCAGGCTAGGAAAACAG GTTGATCGTATGATGGGCAGGTTGGAGAAGATTGTCTCGGAGCTGGAGGAGCAGAGGACAGCACTCCAGGAGGAGCATGCGGAGATGAAGGAGAATCTGGAGACCAAGAGGAAAGTCATGGATGAAGGAGACAACTCCGAAGAGGAGAAGGAGGCCTGGGAGCAACTCAAGCAGAGGGTCACTAAAAAGAA GAAGAATCTGATCCGTGTGGATGAGCTGATAGATGCTATGCGTAAGTTTGGCAAGGTGTCTGATGAAGATAAACTGCAGCGTATTGCCGAGGTTCTTGATGAGGATCATGATGGTGCTATACAAGTTCAGGAAGTACTCAGG GTTATTGAGACCATGGCCAAGGAGGAGATAGCCCTCAACACCAAGCAGATCGGAGAGGTGATGGATCTCTTGTCGAAGGAGGAGATCATGGAGGAGCTGGAGAAAGACGTGGAGCGGGAGGAGAAGGAGATCCTCAGGGAGAGCTCCAACTCCAAAGAAGTAGAGAAGAATTAA
- the LOC121425180 gene encoding mitochondrial proton/calcium exchanger protein-like isoform X2 encodes MSGICRLLILPSRISRSALGVALRGDITSVTSHQDYSHGLSHRGNARKCNRHLSSNCNKWPSRDHLSQRFPTSTENRTTCISPFHLSHISQDSILNGPTLLEPQHVYAQVISIRNLHGSSRLYDLADPESKVERTVKALKDKKKEKERHVEKVEGDTREAKLEDMGAPPRPEVILVPKKPIMVRIKDEVMHYVNGFRLFGVDLKIAMRHLWAVLNGGSLTRREYRQFTRTASDLFRLVPFSVFIIVPFMEFLLPVALKLFPNMLPSHFETKSKKEKRLKKELKLKLEMAKFLQDTIEETALQSKRTQKGDTAQESALQFKNFMDKIRETGEQASNEEIMKYSKLFEDELTLDNLSHDQLRALNRLLQLPSIGTNNILRFQLRMQLRTLMADDKMIKKEGVDSLTQSELQAACQARGMRALGVSTERLKSQLSQWLELHIDEQIPTSLLLLSRALYLPEHLSTGDQLVATIASLPPETADEAKVKLAEIEGIKVDNTERLKITKKEEEEIKKEKEEKKLREEQELLEIEKKKAEKLEAEVLDMGEVMVDKAPILQETARVTVEEDQVTKEDLTELGEVLVEIAKEKDALFEEKGDLEELKEDVEEYKEDLEDLRRETEDVDMPDLTESKSSVRLGKQVDRMMGRLEKIVSELEEQRTALQEEHAEMKENLETKRKVMDEGDNSEEEKEAWEQLKQRVTKKKKNLIRVDELIDAMRKFGKVSDEDKLQRIAEVLDEDHDGAIQVQEVLRVIETMAKEEIALNTKQIGEVMDLLSKEEIMEELEKDVEREEKEILRESSNSKEVEKN; translated from the exons TAACGTCACATCAAGACTACAGCCATGGATTATCACACAGAGGGAATGCCAGGAAATGCAACAG GCATTTATCAAGTAATTGCAATAAATGGCCGTCCAGAGACCACCTATCCCAAAGATTTCCAACATCAACAGAGAAtaggactacatgtatatcaccaTTCCATCTATCACATATATCCCAAGACTCTATTCTAAATGGGCCAACACTTTTAGAACCTCAACATGTCTATGCACAAGTCATCAGTATACGTAACTTGCACGGGTCCTCTCGGTTGTACGACCTGGCCGACCCGGAGTCAAAGGTGGAGAGGACTGTGAAAGCCTTGAAGGataagaagaaagagaaggagagacATGTGGAGAAGGTGGAAGGAGATACGAGGGAAGCGAAGCTGGAAGACATGGGGGCCCCGCCCCGACCGGAAGTGATCCTGGTGCCGAAGAAACCCATAATGGTTCGGATTAAGGATGAGGTGATGCACTATGTCAATGGCTTCCGGCTGTTTGGAGTGGACCTTAAGATTGCTATGCGTCACCTGTGGGCTGTTCTGAATGGAGGTAGTTTGACTAGGAGAGAGTACAGACAG TTCACGCGTACTGCCTCCGATCTGTTCCGCCTTGTTCCTTTCTCTGTTTTCATCATCGTACCGTTCATGGAGTTCCTTCTTCCAGTTGCCCTGAAGCTCTTCCCAAACATGCTGCCAAGCCATTTTGAAACTAAATCGAAGAAG GAAAAGCGTTTGAAGAAAGAATTGAAACTGAAGCTTGAGATGGCCAAATTCTTGCAGGATACCATCGAGGAGACAGCACTTCAGTCCAAGAGAACCCAGAAAGGAGATACTGCACAAGAGAGTGCACTCCAGTTCAAAAACTTCATGGATAAG ATCCGAGAGACTGGAGAACAGGCTAGTAACGAGGAGATCATGAAGTACTCTAAACTCTTTGAAGATGAGCTTACACTTGACAATCTCTCCCATGACCAGCTGAGGGCGCTAAATAGGTTACTACAGCTACCCTCCATCGGAACGAACAACATTCTCAGATTTCAACTCAGAATGCAACTCAGGACGTTGATGGCTGATGACAAG ATGATCAAGAAGGAAGGTGTAGATTCCTTGACTCAGAGTGAATTACAAGCAGCTTGCCAAGCCAGGGGTATGAGAGCTCTTGGGGTGTCTACAGAGAGACTTAAATCACAACTTTCACAG TGGCTTGAGCTTCACATTGATGAGCAGATCCCGACATCTCTTCTGCTTTTATCAAGAGCCCTTTACTTACCAGAGCACTTATCAACTGGAGATCAATTGGTTGCTACCATCGCTTCCCTGCCACCTGAAACG GCGGATGAAGCTAAGGTGAAACTTGCTGAAATTGAAGGTATCAAGGTAGATAACACTGAGAGGCTTAAGATTAccaagaaagaagaggaagagatcaagaaggagaaggaagagaagaaactCAGGGAAGAACAAGAACTCCTGGAAATTGAAAAGAAGAAG GCTGAGAAGTTGGAAGCAGAAGTGCTTGACATGGGTGAAGTGATGGTAGACAAGGCACCTATCCTTCAGGAGACAGCACGCGTTACAGTTGAAGAAGATCAG GTGACAAAGGAAGATCTGACTGAGCTTGGTGAGGTACTGGTTGAGATTGCTAAGGAGAAGGATGCCTTGTTTGAAGAGAAGGGAGATCTAGAGGAACTCAAGGAGGACGTAGAGGAGTATAAGGAG gatcTGGAGGACTTGAGAAGAGAAACAGAAGATGTTGACATGCCAGATCTTACTGAGTCAAAGTCATCTGTCAGGCTAGGAAAACAG GTTGATCGTATGATGGGCAGGTTGGAGAAGATTGTCTCGGAGCTGGAGGAGCAGAGGACAGCACTCCAGGAGGAGCATGCGGAGATGAAGGAGAATCTGGAGACCAAGAGGAAAGTCATGGATGAAGGAGACAACTCCGAAGAGGAGAAGGAGGCCTGGGAGCAACTCAAGCAGAGGGTCACTAAAAAGAA GAAGAATCTGATCCGTGTGGATGAGCTGATAGATGCTATGCGTAAGTTTGGCAAGGTGTCTGATGAAGATAAACTGCAGCGTATTGCCGAGGTTCTTGATGAGGATCATGATGGTGCTATACAAGTTCAGGAAGTACTCAGG GTTATTGAGACCATGGCCAAGGAGGAGATAGCCCTCAACACCAAGCAGATCGGAGAGGTGATGGATCTCTTGTCGAAGGAGGAGATCATGGAGGAGCTGGAGAAAGACGTGGAGCGGGAGGAGAAGGAGATCCTCAGGGAGAGCTCCAACTCCAAAGAAGTAGAGAAGAATTAA